A window from Schistosoma haematobium chromosome 1, whole genome shotgun sequence encodes these proteins:
- the GNA14 gene encoding Guanine nucleotide-binding protein subunit alpha-14 (EggNog:ENOG41033PY~COG:T), with protein MEESLLLFKTIINYECFQSLSIILFLNKKDILEEKIQYSHLVDYFPKFTGPKNDAIAARNFILKMYQELNLNSGRPIYSHFTCATDTENIRVVFVAVKDTILQTNLKEFNLV; from the exons ATGGAAGAAAGTCTTCTACTTTTCAAAACTATTATAAATTACGAATGCTTTCAATCATTGTCAATTATATTGTTCTTGAATAAAAAGGATATTTTGGAAGAGAAGATACAATATTCACATTTGGTTGATTACTTCCCGAAATTTACAG gtCCAAAAAACGACGCAATAGCTGCACGTAATTTCATACTAAAAATGTATCAAGAATTGAATCTAAATTCAGGACGACcaatttattcacattttacTTGTGCTACAG ATACAGAGAATATTCGTGTTGTTTTCGTAGCTGTAAAGGATACTATATTACAAACAAATTTAAAAGAATTCAATCTTGTTTGA